One genomic segment of Chitinophaga sancti includes these proteins:
- a CDS encoding TPM domain-containing protein: MRQVYCLLLGFFLALGMVQAQELKIPPRPNPPRLVNDLAGVLQSDQVATLENKLLEYNDTTSTQIAIVTIPSTNGRDIAEVGLAILRDWGIGTKEKNNGILILAAIDDRKIRIEVGTGMEGVVPDAIANRIIDENIKPNFKAGNYYQGFDEAIDRIVEASKGEYKGTPNRAKDGSNAPGLVILIIIIVVIISILNNRGGGGGNTFSRRGWTGWIGPAVFGGSSRGGSWGGGGGGGGFGGFGGGSGSGGGASGSW; encoded by the coding sequence ATGAGGCAAGTATATTGCCTGCTTTTAGGTTTCTTCTTAGCCCTGGGAATGGTACAGGCACAGGAATTAAAGATTCCTCCCCGCCCAAATCCACCCCGGCTGGTGAATGACCTGGCAGGCGTGCTGCAAAGCGATCAGGTAGCCACACTGGAAAACAAACTGTTAGAGTACAACGATACCACTTCTACACAGATCGCCATTGTGACCATCCCTTCTACCAATGGAAGGGACATTGCCGAAGTAGGTCTGGCTATACTCCGTGACTGGGGTATCGGTACCAAAGAGAAAAACAATGGTATACTGATACTGGCAGCCATAGACGACAGAAAGATTCGTATCGAAGTCGGCACCGGTATGGAAGGCGTAGTACCAGATGCTATCGCTAACCGCATCATCGATGAGAACATTAAACCAAACTTCAAAGCCGGCAATTACTATCAGGGTTTTGATGAAGCGATAGACAGGATCGTTGAAGCGTCGAAAGGAGAATACAAAGGCACCCCCAACAGGGCAAAAGACGGTAGCAATGCACCAGGTCTGGTTATACTGATCATCATAATTGTAGTGATCATTTCGATCCTGAATAATCGCGGTGGCGGTGGTGGTAATACATTTAGTCGTCGTGGATGGACAGGTTGGATTGGCCCGGCAGTCTTTGGCGGCAGTAGCCGTGGAGGCAGCTGGGGCGGTGGCGGAGGAGGAGGCGGCTTTGGCGGCTTCGGTGGAGGCTCCGGTAGCGGAGGTGGTGCAAGCGGCAGCTGGTAA
- a CDS encoding TPM domain-containing protein, giving the protein MRLFPKKELLTEAEKQQLVQAIRNAERMTSGEIRVFVESRCKFVDPIDRAQEIFIQLGLEKTRFRNGVLLYFALKDKQYAIAGDKGIHEKVGKDFWKEKTKSMLAHFAKNQVVTGIEACIGEIGEALCKHFPHEGDDINELPDDIVVGR; this is encoded by the coding sequence ATGCGTTTATTCCCTAAAAAAGAACTGCTCACTGAAGCAGAAAAACAGCAACTGGTGCAAGCGATCCGGAATGCGGAAAGAATGACCAGCGGAGAAATCCGGGTATTTGTCGAAAGCCGTTGCAAATTTGTTGATCCCATAGACAGGGCACAGGAGATATTCATTCAACTGGGCCTGGAGAAAACAAGGTTTCGCAATGGAGTGCTCCTCTATTTTGCACTGAAAGATAAACAGTATGCTATAGCCGGGGATAAAGGCATTCATGAAAAAGTGGGTAAAGATTTCTGGAAAGAGAAAACAAAAAGCATGCTGGCACATTTTGCCAAAAACCAGGTGGTAACAGGTATCGAAGCCTGCATCGGTGAAATAGGCGAAGCGCTGTGTAAACACTTTCCACATGAAGGAGATGACATTAACGAATTACCGGACGACATTGTAGTAGGGAGATGA
- a CDS encoding FecR family protein has translation MKYDQEYIYSLLLRKQLGDLTEVEDKLLQKEMHNNENVRRCWQEYEEAILYTDNAFLEDLQIESDWLKVKAILEPTPVHLRVLTYLKKVRVAAAILFAIGATAGAYFFLPVKQQLPHQTANHYRIIFPQMAGVPTFSVPAPSAVADNQVTDTAIKVTGDSGTIAIKNIRPDTIYQSKSLEWNTLTVPPMQDYHIELADGTEVHLNASSTLRFPFIFPGRTREVYLEGEAYFTVAHNPERPFIVHTGITSVIALGTAFNVNSYDNNTVTTSLVQGTVVTDVGDSLDVTLKPGFEAIYHPGERFKVKRFDETVTLGWREGVYRFRNRPLEELRPVLQRWFGLKLDFSAAPSLVNTHFSGSLEKDKKVEDFLDEICKQLKLDYQIYDNTIHFIIKK, from the coding sequence ATGAAATACGACCAAGAGTATATCTACAGTTTACTACTGCGTAAGCAACTTGGCGATTTAACTGAAGTGGAAGACAAGCTGCTGCAAAAAGAAATGCACAATAATGAAAATGTGCGCCGCTGCTGGCAGGAATATGAAGAGGCCATATTGTACACAGACAATGCATTCCTGGAAGACCTTCAGATAGAATCCGACTGGCTGAAGGTAAAAGCCATCCTGGAACCAACACCAGTACACCTCAGGGTATTGACTTACCTGAAGAAAGTACGGGTAGCGGCAGCTATTTTATTTGCCATCGGCGCCACCGCAGGGGCATATTTCTTTTTGCCTGTAAAACAACAGCTACCTCATCAAACAGCCAACCATTATCGCATTATATTCCCACAAATGGCAGGCGTACCTACCTTCTCAGTGCCTGCACCTTCCGCAGTAGCTGACAACCAAGTAACTGATACCGCCATTAAGGTAACAGGCGATTCAGGGACCATCGCTATTAAAAACATCCGTCCGGATACCATTTACCAGAGCAAATCGCTGGAATGGAATACACTCACGGTACCCCCCATGCAGGATTATCATATTGAACTGGCAGATGGTACGGAAGTACATCTCAATGCCAGCTCCACCCTCCGTTTCCCATTCATCTTCCCGGGCAGAACCAGGGAAGTATACCTGGAAGGAGAAGCTTACTTTACGGTAGCACATAATCCTGAAAGACCGTTTATTGTTCACACAGGAATTACCTCCGTGATAGCACTGGGTACGGCTTTCAACGTCAATTCCTATGATAACAATACTGTTACAACCTCTCTGGTACAAGGTACAGTGGTGACAGATGTAGGAGATAGTCTTGATGTAACGCTTAAGCCCGGATTTGAGGCAATCTATCATCCCGGCGAGCGGTTCAAGGTAAAACGTTTCGATGAAACAGTAACCCTGGGTTGGAGGGAAGGCGTTTATCGCTTCCGCAACAGGCCATTGGAAGAACTGAGACCTGTATTACAACGCTGGTTTGGACTCAAACTGGACTTTTCAGCAGCGCCTTCACTTGTAAATACACACTTCTCAGGCAGCCTTGAAAAAGATAAAAAGGTTGAAGATTTTCTTGACGAGATCTGTAAACAATTAAAGTTGGATTATCAGATATACGACAACACGATACACTTCATCATTAAGAAATGA
- a CDS encoding two-component regulator propeller domain-containing protein gives MKYCFAAFIFCLLTIYSYSVRAQESTLSYSFRHLDLNDGLASNHVSAILQDRKGFIWIASTALQRYDGSNLITIASFDKVPGSIYYDDICLCEDKKGRIWMGAPDNIRFYDPVTSKVKVLKMDMLPVGTGNVYCSHIIQDHAGVIWVTTQEGLYRYDEPSSTFVIPKEVPEAQRTEMYSAITEDIKGNLWISGRKGIYMLSADRKHLYGRNNNPLQIPLLNTLGSVKQFFIDSHERLWVADRLGDTLYCYIPAQNQLKGWPFRINQPPEGNMVTDITEDKDNQIWVATELGGIYRYDEKANDFHLNIRANNEDDKRFHYDFEVNCFLNDRDGRLWIGTDRGLNILNPPDPAFRIMDQRDPNAKLPQAEVTGLFQDNKGNIYAGYWGKGFSWLSPGLQLKKQFLKEVPEERGLVWSFAQMPDDKVLVGQENGWLSIFDPKQGEFVAQKHKDVFGDQTLMTMLPENDTTVWIGLYKKGLVRWNPVTDTFMACQNLLNKIRHPITVMDIARQGDSILWLATSDAGLIRYNHITQKIVSRELFPYAHLSVSNITCLKLLDDTMLVAGTEHGLWVYNIHNHTADPLLINGDLFDEWVLSMLPSGNKGLWFTTPYGFYRFNRRNSGLETFVQTGQIIDNNRKVRRRIVRLADGRLMIGASDHFVILDTAALKVAPSPPNVTIINFRAIDSSIQLSTLYDKNVPLALNHRQNFINIEFKSLQYHHEAIRYFYQLDGVDEDWVQANGLLVARYTNLPPGSYVFRVRSMNTAGTFSSGITTLYFNILPAFWQTTWFRMLGLLLVVAIIYTYFRIRIYLIKREARRRTEIEQQIAQLEMKALRAQMNPHFIFNALNSIQTFMMKRETEQALSYLNRFARLIRNVLDSSQLNSIPISKEIRMIENYIELEKLRFADQFDCDIRVDAALDPDFTDIPTMILQPFVENAIWHGLLHKKERGKLTIIFTKEIDRVLCIIEDDGIGRERSAALKQQTGDEHHSRGIQITRDRLTLYNKRFNLDMTFDIEDLPSGTRVNVWFPLDEE, from the coding sequence ATGAAGTACTGCTTTGCTGCTTTTATATTCTGTCTGCTGACAATATATAGCTATTCTGTGCGTGCACAGGAGTCGACACTTTCATATTCATTCCGCCACCTGGATCTCAACGATGGGCTGGCCAGTAATCACGTATCAGCTATCTTACAGGACCGCAAAGGGTTTATCTGGATTGCCAGCACGGCATTGCAACGTTATGATGGGAGTAACCTGATCACCATTGCCAGCTTTGACAAGGTACCCGGCTCTATTTATTATGACGATATCTGCCTGTGTGAAGATAAAAAAGGAAGGATCTGGATGGGGGCTCCGGACAACATTCGTTTTTATGATCCTGTCACTTCCAAAGTAAAGGTCCTGAAAATGGATATGCTCCCTGTGGGCACCGGCAATGTATATTGTAGTCATATTATACAGGATCATGCTGGCGTGATCTGGGTCACCACTCAGGAAGGATTATATCGCTATGATGAACCGTCTTCCACCTTCGTTATTCCCAAAGAAGTACCCGAAGCACAGCGAACTGAAATGTACAGCGCCATTACTGAAGATATTAAAGGTAACCTCTGGATCAGTGGCAGGAAAGGTATCTACATGCTGAGTGCCGACCGGAAACACCTGTACGGCAGAAATAACAATCCTCTACAGATTCCCCTGCTAAATACACTGGGTAGCGTTAAGCAGTTTTTCATCGATAGCCACGAACGGCTCTGGGTTGCAGATAGGCTTGGCGACACACTCTACTGCTATATACCCGCACAAAACCAGTTGAAAGGCTGGCCCTTCAGGATTAATCAACCTCCTGAAGGGAATATGGTCACCGACATTACTGAAGACAAAGACAACCAGATATGGGTAGCAACGGAACTGGGCGGCATCTACCGCTATGATGAAAAGGCAAACGATTTCCACCTCAACATTCGCGCGAATAACGAAGACGATAAAAGATTCCACTACGACTTTGAAGTCAATTGTTTCCTGAATGACAGAGATGGCCGTCTATGGATAGGTACTGACAGGGGATTAAATATTCTGAATCCTCCTGATCCGGCGTTTCGCATCATGGATCAGCGGGATCCCAATGCAAAATTGCCCCAGGCAGAAGTGACCGGTCTTTTCCAGGATAATAAGGGAAATATCTATGCAGGTTATTGGGGCAAGGGCTTTAGCTGGCTCTCACCTGGTCTGCAGCTAAAAAAGCAGTTCCTCAAAGAAGTACCTGAGGAGCGGGGGCTGGTATGGAGTTTTGCCCAAATGCCGGATGACAAGGTGCTGGTAGGCCAGGAGAATGGCTGGTTATCAATATTTGATCCTAAGCAGGGGGAATTTGTAGCACAAAAACATAAAGATGTATTTGGTGATCAGACACTCATGACCATGCTACCGGAAAATGATACCACCGTGTGGATAGGGTTGTATAAAAAAGGACTGGTACGCTGGAACCCTGTAACAGATACATTTATGGCCTGTCAGAACCTGCTGAACAAAATCCGGCATCCTATTACGGTGATGGATATAGCGAGGCAGGGAGACAGTATATTATGGCTCGCTACCAGTGATGCTGGTTTGATCCGGTATAATCATATTACCCAGAAGATAGTGTCTCGGGAGCTGTTTCCCTACGCACATTTATCTGTCAGTAATATCACCTGTCTGAAACTGCTGGATGATACGATGCTCGTAGCAGGTACAGAACATGGTTTGTGGGTATACAATATTCATAATCATACAGCCGATCCATTACTGATCAATGGCGACCTGTTTGACGAGTGGGTACTAAGCATGTTACCTTCAGGCAATAAGGGTTTGTGGTTTACTACCCCATATGGGTTTTATCGTTTTAACAGACGGAATTCCGGTCTGGAAACCTTTGTACAGACAGGACAGATCATAGATAACAACCGGAAGGTGAGAAGACGGATCGTACGCTTGGCAGATGGCCGGTTGATGATAGGGGCCTCCGATCATTTTGTGATATTGGATACGGCCGCATTGAAAGTCGCACCTTCGCCACCCAATGTGACCATTATCAATTTCAGGGCCATAGACAGCAGTATACAGCTGAGTACCCTGTATGACAAAAATGTACCGCTGGCACTGAATCATCGTCAGAACTTTATCAACATTGAATTCAAAAGTCTGCAATATCACCATGAAGCCATCCGCTATTTTTATCAATTGGATGGTGTAGATGAAGACTGGGTACAGGCCAATGGTCTGCTGGTAGCCAGGTATACGAATCTGCCTCCTGGTAGTTATGTGTTCAGGGTACGAAGTATGAACACTGCCGGCACTTTTTCATCGGGTATAACGACATTGTATTTTAATATCCTGCCTGCTTTCTGGCAAACTACCTGGTTCCGTATGTTGGGGCTGCTGCTGGTAGTGGCGATCATCTATACTTATTTCAGGATAAGAATCTACCTGATCAAAAGAGAAGCCCGCCGCCGTACAGAAATAGAGCAACAGATAGCCCAGCTGGAAATGAAAGCCCTCCGGGCACAAATGAATCCGCACTTCATTTTCAATGCCCTGAACTCTATTCAGACATTTATGATGAAGCGTGAAACAGAGCAGGCGCTTTCTTACCTGAATCGTTTTGCAAGACTGATCAGGAATGTACTGGATAGCTCACAGCTGAATAGTATCCCTATTTCCAAAGAGATCAGGATGATTGAAAACTACATAGAGCTGGAAAAGTTACGTTTTGCGGATCAATTTGATTGTGATATACGTGTAGATGCCGCACTGGATCCTGATTTTACAGATATCCCTACCATGATTTTACAACCCTTTGTGGAGAATGCCATCTGGCATGGGTTACTGCACAAAAAGGAAAGGGGTAAACTCACTATTATATTCACGAAAGAAATAGATCGGGTACTATGTATTATTGAAGATGACGGTATAGGCAGGGAAAGGTCGGCAGCATTGAAGCAACAAACTGGCGATGAGCATCATTCCAGGGGGATACAAATAACACGTGACAGGCTGACTTTGTACAACAAACGATTTAACCTGGATATGACCTTTGATATAGAAGATTTGCCATCAGGCACGAGAGTGAATGTATGGTTTCCCCTCGACGAAGAATAA
- the dctA gene encoding C4-dicarboxylate transporter DctA, with amino-acid sequence MSKLTRHLYFQVIIAIIIGILVGHYYPQIAPTGELISTVFINLIKMLIAPIIFLTIVLGIARMGDMKKVGKVGGKALLYFEIVTTLAITIGLLVANYLKPGKSIDFSSVSGADIAKAARIQQDAAGFSWTEFLLHIVPANAVEAFAKGEIIQVLVFAIFFGYGITKLNGKGDGLLNTFERISEVFFNILKFIMKLAPIGAFGGMAFTIGKFGLKALHPMISLMLCVYLTMFLFIFIVLGTIAYLYKFSLWKYLKFISNELLIVLGTSSSESALPGIMEKLEKMGCHKEVVGLVIPAGYSFNLDGTSIYLSMSMIFLAQAAKVDLSIWQELTIIGILMITSKGAAGVTGSGFIVLASTLAVIKVIPAEGLALLIGVDRFMSEARAITNLIGNGVATIVMAKSEKAFDEEKYKLAVGVQ; translated from the coding sequence ATGAGTAAACTAACGCGCCACCTCTATTTCCAGGTTATCATCGCCATCATCATCGGTATTCTCGTCGGCCACTACTATCCTCAAATCGCTCCTACAGGAGAATTGATCAGTACCGTCTTTATCAACCTGATAAAGATGCTGATTGCCCCCATCATCTTCCTTACCATTGTACTCGGCATTGCCAGAATGGGAGATATGAAGAAAGTAGGAAAGGTAGGTGGCAAAGCGTTACTCTATTTCGAAATCGTGACCACCCTCGCCATCACAATCGGCCTCCTTGTTGCGAACTATTTAAAACCTGGTAAAAGCATTGATTTTTCCAGTGTATCGGGTGCCGACATTGCAAAAGCGGCCAGGATCCAACAGGATGCAGCTGGCTTTAGCTGGACGGAATTCCTGCTCCATATTGTTCCTGCCAATGCTGTAGAAGCCTTTGCCAAAGGCGAAATTATCCAGGTTCTGGTATTTGCTATTTTTTTTGGCTACGGTATTACAAAACTGAATGGAAAGGGTGATGGCCTCCTGAATACTTTCGAGCGCATTTCAGAAGTCTTTTTCAATATCCTCAAGTTTATCATGAAACTCGCGCCTATTGGTGCTTTTGGAGGAATGGCTTTTACCATTGGGAAGTTCGGCCTCAAAGCCCTGCACCCCATGATCTCACTCATGCTCTGTGTATACCTGACTATGTTCCTGTTCATCTTCATCGTACTGGGAACGATCGCGTATCTGTACAAATTCAGCCTCTGGAAATACCTCAAATTTATAAGTAACGAACTCCTGATCGTACTGGGTACATCCAGTTCCGAATCTGCCCTGCCGGGTATTATGGAGAAACTGGAAAAAATGGGTTGCCATAAAGAGGTTGTAGGCCTCGTTATCCCCGCAGGTTATTCTTTTAACCTGGATGGTACGAGTATATACCTCAGTATGTCTATGATCTTCCTGGCACAGGCAGCAAAAGTAGACCTGAGCATCTGGCAGGAGTTAACCATCATCGGCATCCTGATGATCACTTCCAAAGGAGCTGCAGGTGTAACTGGCAGCGGTTTTATCGTACTCGCCTCCACACTGGCTGTTATCAAAGTGATCCCTGCGGAAGGTCTTGCACTCCTGATAGGAGTTGACCGTTTTATGAGTGAAGCCAGGGCGATTACAAACCTGATCGGTAATGGTGTCGCCACTATCGTGATGGCAAAAAGTGAAAAAGCTTTTGATGAAGAAAAGTATAAGCTGGCTGTAGGTGTTCAGTAA
- a CDS encoding LemA family protein, with the protein MKKSTLTLIIILVVVLIFGGCGVSKYNNIVRQDQAVKSKWSNVEAQYQRRADLIPNLVSTVKGAANFEKETLTQVMEARAKATQITIKGEDLTPEKVQQYQAAQGQLSTALGRLLAVSEAYPELKANQNFRDLQAQLEGTENRITVARNDFTTAVESFNATVSTFPNNIVAGFGGFKAKEYYMADKGSENAPKVQF; encoded by the coding sequence ATGAAAAAGAGTACGCTCACACTGATCATTATTCTTGTTGTAGTATTAATCTTTGGAGGCTGTGGTGTATCCAAATACAATAACATCGTACGTCAGGATCAGGCAGTAAAAAGCAAGTGGAGCAATGTGGAAGCACAGTATCAGCGCAGAGCTGATCTGATCCCTAATCTGGTTTCGACTGTTAAAGGTGCAGCTAACTTTGAGAAAGAAACCCTCACACAGGTAATGGAAGCAAGAGCAAAAGCTACCCAGATCACCATCAAAGGTGAAGACCTGACTCCTGAAAAAGTACAACAGTACCAGGCAGCACAAGGTCAGCTGAGTACAGCACTGGGCAGACTGCTGGCTGTATCAGAAGCTTATCCTGAACTGAAAGCTAACCAGAACTTCCGTGACCTGCAGGCACAACTAGAAGGCACTGAGAACCGCATCACCGTAGCACGTAATGACTTTACCACAGCTGTGGAAAGCTTTAATGCCACTGTCAGCACTTTTCCTAACAATATCGTAGCTGGTTTCGGTGGTTTCAAAGCCAAAGAATACTATATGGCCGATAAAGGTTCTGAAAATGCTCCTAAGGTGCAGTTTTAA
- a CDS encoding dipeptidase, translating to MQVWKDYQTKNKERFLEELLALLRIPSVSADSRFNKDVADCAEAVKQRLIEAGADNVEVCPTAGHPIVYGEKIIDAALPTVLVYGHYDVQPADPLELWDSGPFEPVIKDEKIYARGSADDKGQFYMHVKAFETMMNTNSVPCNIKFMIEGEEEVGSANLGIFIKENKERLKADVVLISDTSMLSLENPSLDTGLRGLSYMEVEVTGPNRDLHSGVYGGAVANPATILCQMIASLHDENNHITIPGFYDNVQELSKEDRAALNAAPFDEADYKKDLGVDELWGEKGYSSIERTGIRPTLEVNGIWGGYTGEGSKTVLPSKAHAKISMRLVPNQDWIQISDLFKAHFEKIAPKSVKVKVTAHHGGSPYVTPTDHVAFKAASEAIKETFGKSPIPVRGGGSIPIVALFEKELGLKTILMGFGLDSDNLHSPNEKYGLANYYKGIETIPYFHKFFAEMNKK from the coding sequence ATGCAAGTTTGGAAAGACTATCAGACAAAGAATAAAGAACGTTTTCTGGAAGAATTGCTGGCTTTGCTGCGCATCCCTTCCGTGAGCGCAGACTCCCGTTTTAACAAAGATGTAGCGGACTGCGCCGAAGCGGTAAAACAACGCCTGATTGAAGCAGGTGCTGACAATGTAGAAGTTTGCCCTACTGCCGGACACCCAATCGTATACGGAGAAAAAATCATCGATGCGGCTCTCCCGACCGTATTGGTATATGGTCATTACGATGTACAGCCTGCCGATCCCCTGGAACTGTGGGATAGCGGTCCGTTCGAACCTGTAATCAAAGACGAAAAGATCTATGCCCGCGGTTCTGCGGACGACAAAGGGCAGTTCTATATGCATGTGAAGGCGTTCGAAACGATGATGAATACCAACTCCGTACCCTGCAATATCAAGTTTATGATTGAAGGAGAGGAGGAAGTAGGCTCTGCGAACCTGGGTATCTTTATTAAGGAAAATAAAGAAAGACTGAAAGCAGATGTGGTGCTCATTTCTGATACCTCCATGCTTAGCCTGGAAAATCCTAGCCTGGATACCGGCTTACGTGGTCTGTCTTATATGGAAGTAGAGGTAACCGGCCCTAATCGTGACCTGCACAGTGGCGTATATGGCGGCGCTGTTGCCAACCCTGCTACCATCCTTTGCCAGATGATTGCGTCCCTCCATGACGAAAATAACCATATTACTATCCCTGGTTTCTACGACAACGTACAGGAACTGAGCAAGGAAGACAGAGCTGCCCTGAATGCAGCACCGTTCGACGAAGCTGATTACAAAAAAGACCTGGGTGTAGATGAACTGTGGGGTGAGAAGGGATATTCTTCTATCGAGCGCACCGGTATCCGTCCTACCCTGGAGGTAAACGGTATCTGGGGTGGCTATACCGGCGAAGGTTCCAAAACCGTATTGCCTTCAAAAGCACACGCCAAGATCTCTATGCGCCTGGTACCTAACCAGGACTGGATCCAGATTTCCGACCTGTTCAAAGCTCATTTTGAGAAGATTGCGCCTAAGTCAGTAAAGGTAAAGGTTACTGCTCACCACGGTGGTAGCCCGTATGTAACACCTACTGACCACGTGGCATTCAAGGCAGCAAGCGAAGCGATCAAGGAAACTTTTGGTAAATCTCCAATTCCTGTACGCGGTGGCGGTAGTATTCCTATTGTAGCACTGTTTGAAAAAGAACTTGGACTGAAGACCATCCTGATGGGCTTTGGATTAGATAGTGACAACCTGCACTCTCCAAATGAGAAGTATGGTCTGGCTAACTATTATAAAGGAATAGAAACCATTCCTTATTTCCACAAGTTTTTTGCGGAAATGAATAAGAAATAA
- a CDS encoding response regulator has product MSAQHIHILYIDDEIHNLNAFKASFRRLYTIFTASSAEEAEKVLEKEEVHIIISDQRMPRMTGIEFFESILDRYSEPIRILLTGYADINAVIDAINKGQVYKYFSKPWNDEDLRHNIEKAFEVYALRKENKELTAKLLDVNEKLEFLLRQKLIS; this is encoded by the coding sequence ATGAGTGCACAACACATCCATATTCTGTATATAGATGATGAGATACACAACTTAAATGCGTTCAAAGCATCTTTCCGTAGGCTTTACACGATATTTACGGCAAGTTCGGCTGAGGAAGCAGAGAAAGTGTTGGAAAAGGAAGAAGTCCACATCATCATTTCAGATCAGCGGATGCCCAGGATGACCGGGATTGAATTTTTTGAGTCTATCCTTGACAGGTATTCTGAGCCCATCCGAATTTTACTGACAGGTTATGCAGACATCAATGCGGTTATTGATGCCATCAACAAGGGTCAGGTGTATAAGTATTTTTCCAAGCCGTGGAATGACGAGGATCTTCGTCACAACATAGAAAAGGCATTTGAAGTCTATGCCCTCCGTAAAGAGAACAAGGAATTAACAGCAAAGTTGCTGGATGTAAATGAGAAGCTGGAGTTCCTGCTCCGTCAAAAGCTCATTTCTTAA
- a CDS encoding RNA-binding S4 domain-containing protein, which yields MQNTEKLRLDKYLWAIRIFKTRSQASTACEGGKVKMNGNSVKAARAVGVGDKYEIRSESRKWVIEVVSLIANRVQYAEAIKHYVDLTPEEDQEMNQRIAASFHTGKRPSKIGRPTKKERRDLDGFMTNEDEEQQQ from the coding sequence ATGCAGAATACAGAGAAACTGCGCCTGGACAAGTATCTCTGGGCGATCAGGATATTTAAAACCCGCTCACAGGCCTCCACGGCCTGTGAAGGCGGGAAAGTGAAGATGAATGGGAACTCCGTAAAAGCTGCACGCGCAGTTGGTGTCGGAGACAAATATGAAATCAGGTCAGAATCCCGGAAATGGGTGATTGAGGTGGTGAGCTTAATAGCCAACAGGGTACAATATGCTGAAGCTATTAAGCATTACGTTGATCTCACTCCCGAAGAAGACCAGGAGATGAACCAGCGGATTGCCGCCAGCTTCCATACCGGTAAGCGTCCGAGCAAGATCGGCCGCCCTACCAAAAAGGAAAGGAGGGACCTGGATGGTTTCATGACCAACGAGGATGAGGAACAACAACAATAA